Below is a genomic region from candidate division KSB1 bacterium.
GCCGTGCCCGCAAGCGCTCCCCGCAATAGCAGCGGGTTGGTGGCGACGAAGAGGCTCTTTTCCCATGCCGCGGGAGCGACAAAAGGGCTCCTGTTTTGCTTGGTCAACCAAAAATCGGGATCATTGCGCCATGGATATCGCGGGCGGCATCTGAAGTCAGGAAGAGGATCACTTCGGCTATCGACTGGGGGCTCACCCACTGCGAATAGTCCGCATCGGGCATGGCGGCGCGGTTGGCCGGCGTGTCGATGGTGCTCGGCACCACGGCATTGACATTGATGTGGTACTTTTTCACTTCCGCGGCCAGGGACTGTGTGAAATTCAGCACCGCGGCTTTGGCGGCGGCGTAGGCTGCAACCTTGGCGCGGCCCTGGAGGCCGGCCTGCGCGCCCACAGTGATGATCTTGCCCGAGTTCTGGCGCATCATGACCGGCACCACATGGCGGCAGCAGAGGAACGTAGAGAGGAGGTTGAGCCTTATCATGTGCTCCCATTGGGCGAGGGTGGTCTCGGCCACGGGGACGCCGCCGACTAGGT
It encodes:
- a CDS encoding SDR family NAD(P)-dependent oxidoreductase; this encodes MLIPLARTQAIRLASGNVQHESPLQQALGELGSNVHGLHPQLLDEASVSHMVEDVVARFGRIHALVHLVGGVPVAETTLAQWEHMIRLNLLSTFLCCRHVVPVMMRQNSGKIITVGAQAGLQGRAKVAAYAAAKAAVLNFTQSLAAEVKKYHINVNAVVPSTIDTPANRAAMPDADYSQWVSPQSIAEVILFLTSDAARDIHGAMIPIFG